A window of Xyrauchen texanus isolate HMW12.3.18 chromosome 10, RBS_HiC_50CHRs, whole genome shotgun sequence contains these coding sequences:
- the LOC127650602 gene encoding uncharacterized protein LOC127650602: MLSAGSPSKWQVQDSLSSSPSLLYSESDQTEDESEVFSSEGEASSSVADPKPCFLANGSSQVSKSSLTFLNQRSIKVKNGQTWCSLVYTGQSSESAQRTPTEGDLKFARKCSELQLYIRPLMELLNGLKMGRYDKGLSTFQQSIAMERLRKILGVLQQPELGEKYMGTLLQLEIMLKVWFPHIVPQHRSTTSSVHNPIASIPPRWNQDQLHIPVKKRRLSWSDSDSQSSPSCKRVQDEDQGQSFNDTSTWLSSTETTCSELEDDSAVCTHQKEMTSEPELIENSSLLLKEKTIKPPPLVIPPSATDGSSLGTQDSSVSSTTPISDPPADLGIGGKDIVCPIAKDSVDRDGPKNKCTVNHVPQKC; encoded by the exons ATGCTGTCAGCAGGGAGCCCTTCCAAATGGCAAGTGCAAGATTCTCTCTCCTCCTCGCCCAGCCTTCTATACAGTGAGAGTGACCAGACAGAGGATGAATCTGAGGTCTTCTCATCTGAGGGCGAAGCTTCAAGCAGTGTGGCTGATCCAAAGCCGTGTTTCTTGGCCAATGGGAGCAGCCAAGTTTCAAAATCATCTCTAACCTTTCTGAACCAAAGGAGCATAAAAGTTAAGAATGGTCAAACCTGGTGTTCTTTAGTCTACACCGGTCAGTCATCAGAGTCAGCTCAAAGGACTCCTACAGAGGGAGACTTGAAGTTTGCACGcaaa TGTTCAGAACTGCAGCTGTACATCAGGCCTCTAATGGAGCTGTTGAATGGATTGAAAATGGGTCGATATGATAAAG GTTTGAGTACATTCCAGCAGAGTATTGCCATGGAAAGACTGCGAAAGATTCTGGGTGTTTTACAACAACCTGAACTTGG GGAGAAGTATATGGGCACTCTTTTACAGCTGGAGATTATGTTAAAGGTTTGGTTCCCTCATATAGTGCCTCAGCATCGCAGTACCACCTCTTCAGTTCACAATCCTATTGCTAGTATCCCACCACGCTGGAATCAAGACCAGTTACATATCCCTGTGAAG AAACGCAGATTAAGCTGGTCGGACTCAGACTCGCAAAGTTCTCCCAGTTGCAAACGCGTTCAAGACGAGGATCAAGGACAGAGCTTCAATGATACCAGCACGTGGCTCAGCAGCACAGAAACCACATGTAGTGAACTTGAAGATGACAGTGCAGTCTGTACACATCAAAAAGAAATGACATCTGAACCTGAACTCATAGAAAACAGCAGTCTTCTTTTAAAGGAGAAGACAATAAAGCCGCCTCCACTTGTAATACCACCCTCAGCCACAGATGGCAGCAGCTTGGGCACGCAGGACTCTTCTGTGTCCTCCACAACTCCTATTTCTGACCCACCAGCAGACTTGGGTATTGGTGGGAAAGATATTGTGTGTCCCATTGCAAAGGATTCTGTGGACAGAGATGGGCCAAAAAACAAGTGCACAGTAAATCATGTTCCACAGAAATGTTAA